One segment of Gloeocapsopsis sp. IPPAS B-1203 DNA contains the following:
- a CDS encoding ABC exporter membrane fusion protein: protein MFQSSVSEKPTIKPVLRRVTILAVIGAVATGGILYAVSRLQIGQSPAPAPTVSVPQAQVVTALGRLEPYQEVIQLSAPVSSEGSRVDELLVKKGDKVSKGQVVAILDSRDRLLTALEQAQQQVKVAQTRLAQVKAGAKTGEINAQTSTISRIEVEKQEETKAQRATIARIEAEVSNAQLEYQRYQKLYQEGAISTSERDSKQLTLQTVQQQLSEAQANLNRITRGRQEQVDEAKATLDRIAEIRPVDVAAAQAEVDSAIVAVKQAQANLDLAYVRSPRDGQIINIHTWSGEIVGNDGIVDIGQTNQMYVVAEVYESDIQKVRLGQKVTITSSAFPEELQGKVEEIGLEIGKKDVLDTDPTANIDSRVVEVKVRLNPEASQQVSGLTNLQVKSVIKI, encoded by the coding sequence CCAACCATCAAACCAGTATTGCGGCGGGTTACTATTTTAGCGGTTATCGGTGCGGTAGCTACAGGTGGGATTCTGTACGCTGTTTCACGTTTGCAGATTGGACAAAGTCCTGCGCCTGCTCCTACAGTTAGCGTCCCGCAAGCGCAAGTAGTGACAGCATTAGGACGTTTGGAACCATACCAAGAAGTCATTCAACTATCTGCACCCGTTTCATCGGAAGGTAGCCGTGTTGATGAATTACTGGTGAAAAAAGGAGATAAAGTCAGCAAAGGACAAGTCGTAGCAATTTTAGATAGTCGCGATCGCCTCCTGACAGCGTTAGAACAAGCACAGCAACAAGTTAAAGTTGCCCAAACACGTTTAGCACAAGTGAAAGCAGGTGCAAAAACTGGGGAAATTAACGCCCAAACCTCCACAATTTCACGAATTGAAGTAGAAAAGCAAGAAGAAACTAAAGCACAACGAGCAACAATTGCTCGGATAGAAGCTGAAGTTAGTAATGCTCAACTTGAATATCAACGGTATCAAAAATTATATCAAGAAGGGGCGATTTCTACATCAGAACGTGACAGCAAACAGTTAACTCTACAAACTGTGCAGCAGCAACTTAGTGAGGCACAAGCAAATTTAAATCGCATTACCAGAGGTAGACAAGAACAAGTTGATGAAGCAAAAGCAACATTAGATCGCATTGCTGAAATTCGTCCTGTCGATGTTGCAGCAGCACAAGCAGAGGTTGATAGTGCAATTGTCGCAGTGAAGCAAGCGCAAGCAAATTTAGATTTAGCATACGTGCGATCGCCCAGAGATGGACAAATTATCAATATTCATACTTGGTCGGGTGAAATTGTTGGCAATGATGGCATTGTTGATATCGGGCAAACCAATCAAATGTATGTTGTTGCAGAGGTTTATGAAAGCGATATTCAAAAAGTTCGTCTCGGTCAAAAAGTCACAATTACGAGTTCTGCTTTTCCTGAAGAATTACAAGGAAAAGTTGAGGAAATTGGTCTAGAAATTGGCAAAAAAGATGTTTTAGATACCGATCCAACAGCAAACATTGATTCGAGAGTTGTTGAGGTGAAAGTTCGTCTCAATCCTGAAGCTAGTCAGCAAGTTTCTGGTTTAACTAATTTGCAGGTGAAGTCTGTTATTAAGATATAA
- a CDS encoding DevA family ABC transporter ATP-binding protein — protein sequence MQRPVISIQNLNHYFGQGQLRKQVLFDVNLEISPGEIVIMTGPSGSGKTTLLSLIGGLRSAQSGSLQVLNQELCGANKSQLVQVRRNIGYIFQAHNLLKFLTAQQNVQMSIELQEVSYQEVREKSAAILEAVGLGNRVNYYPEDLSGGQKQRVAIARALVSRPQLVLADEPTAALDSKSGRDVVELMQQLAKEQGTTILLVTHDNRILDIADRIVHMEDGQLAQNTKLAAVV from the coding sequence ATGCAGCGACCTGTAATTAGTATTCAAAATCTCAATCATTACTTTGGGCAAGGACAGCTACGTAAACAAGTACTGTTTGATGTTAATTTAGAAATTTCTCCTGGTGAAATTGTCATTATGACAGGACCATCAGGTTCAGGAAAAACAACGTTATTGAGTTTGATCGGTGGCTTAAGATCTGCTCAATCAGGTAGTTTGCAAGTATTGAATCAGGAATTATGTGGTGCTAACAAAAGTCAGTTAGTACAAGTGCGACGCAATATTGGATATATTTTTCAAGCACATAATTTATTAAAGTTTTTGACAGCACAGCAAAATGTGCAAATGTCAATTGAATTACAAGAAGTTTCTTATCAAGAAGTACGAGAAAAATCCGCAGCAATACTTGAGGCTGTGGGGTTAGGAAACCGAGTAAATTACTATCCTGAAGATTTATCAGGGGGGCAAAAACAACGAGTTGCGATCGCACGGGCTTTAGTAAGTCGTCCTCAATTAGTTTTAGCTGATGAACCAACTGCGGCTTTAGATAGTAAATCAGGGCGAGATGTTGTTGAACTTATGCAACAATTAGCAAAAGAACAAGGAACGACAATTTTATTAGTGACTCACGATAACCGCATTTTAGATATTGCAGATCGCATCGTGCATATGGAAGACGGACAATTAGCTCAAAATACCAAACTTGCAGCAGTAGTTTAA
- a CDS encoding SDR family oxidoreductase produces MTNVTKGAVVITGASTGIGAACAIRLDQLGFQVFAGVRKEADAQALQQTASPKLTPIFLDVSDLDSIAASVENVAIAVENSALIGLVNNAGIAVAAPLEFIPITEFRRQLEVNTTAQLAVTQAFLPLLRSARGRIVNMGSITGRSATPFLGAYSASKFALEALTDALRLELRPWGIWVAIIEPGAIATPIWQKSLAQADILQQNLPYSAHELYGRAMDTASKGAANLAQKGISPDQVAQAVVRALTAKRPKTRYLVGQDARIRAMLKFLPDRIVDEITAKAMNLQ; encoded by the coding sequence ATGACTAACGTAACGAAAGGTGCAGTTGTTATTACAGGTGCATCTACAGGGATTGGTGCAGCGTGTGCTATACGTCTAGATCAGCTAGGGTTTCAAGTCTTTGCTGGCGTACGCAAAGAAGCTGATGCACAAGCTTTGCAACAAACAGCCTCGCCAAAGTTAACGCCGATTTTTTTAGATGTAAGTGATCTTGACTCAATTGCAGCCTCTGTTGAGAATGTGGCGATCGCTGTAGAAAATTCCGCATTAATTGGATTAGTCAACAATGCAGGTATCGCTGTTGCAGCGCCTTTAGAATTTATCCCAATCACTGAATTTCGCAGACAACTAGAAGTCAATACCACTGCACAACTTGCAGTTACTCAAGCTTTTCTCCCGCTATTACGATCAGCAAGGGGACGAATTGTGAATATGGGTTCGATTACCGGAAGAAGCGCAACGCCGTTTCTCGGCGCTTACAGTGCATCCAAATTCGCGCTAGAAGCTTTGACTGATGCATTGCGTCTTGAGTTACGCCCGTGGGGAATCTGGGTGGCGATTATTGAGCCTGGCGCGATTGCAACTCCAATTTGGCAAAAATCTTTAGCTCAAGCCGATATCTTACAACAAAATTTACCATATTCAGCCCATGAACTCTACGGTCGGGCAATGGATACAGCAAGTAAAGGCGCAGCGAATCTTGCGCAAAAGGGAATTTCGCCTGATCAAGTCGCCCAGGCTGTTGTTCGCGCACTAACAGCAAAAAGACCAAAAACTCGCTATCTTGTTGGGCAAGACGCCAGAATCAGGGCAATGTTGAAATTCTTACCAGATCGGATCGTTGATGAAATTACTGCTAAAGCAATGAATCTTCAGTAG
- the devC gene encoding ABC transporter permease DevC: MKRKTPLAWLQVSRERTRLLIAMAGIAFADMLMFLQMGFQDALYDSNTRMHRSMRADLVLVSPQAQNIVNLSTFPRSRLYQTMNFAGVESAVPLYAETANWKVPQTRLNSAVLVLAFNPDASAFSLPGVEQNLDRIKLPDTFLFDSGSRGEYDQTLAQLKQNQSVFTEFSDRKIEIDGLFNVGASFAADGNLITSDLNFFRIFPKRTAAEVSVGLVILKPGNDPQQVAAVLKAGLPNDVKVLTQEEFVETEKTYWANNTPIGFIFSLGTAIGFIVGVVIVYQILYSDVSDHLAEYATLKAMGYQDIYLLGVVFQEAIILAILGFIPGYMISVGLYSLTRSATNLPLFMTLARAISVFFLTIVMCLASGGIAMRKLRAADPADIF, from the coding sequence ATGAAACGTAAAACTCCGTTAGCTTGGTTGCAGGTGAGTCGTGAAAGAACGCGATTATTGATTGCAATGGCGGGAATTGCTTTTGCTGATATGTTAATGTTTTTGCAAATGGGTTTTCAAGATGCACTTTATGATAGCAACACGCGCATGCATCGCAGTATGCGGGCTGATTTGGTTTTAGTCAGTCCGCAAGCACAAAATATAGTTAATCTGTCAACATTTCCGCGCAGTCGGTTGTATCAGACAATGAACTTTGCTGGTGTTGAATCGGCTGTACCTTTGTATGCTGAAACGGCTAATTGGAAAGTTCCGCAAACACGCCTCAATAGTGCTGTGTTAGTTTTGGCTTTTAATCCAGATGCATCAGCTTTTAGCTTACCAGGAGTTGAACAGAATCTCGATCGCATTAAACTTCCTGATACTTTTTTATTTGATAGTGGTTCTAGAGGAGAATACGATCAGACACTCGCACAACTAAAACAAAATCAGTCGGTATTTACAGAATTTAGCGATCGCAAGATCGAAATTGATGGGTTATTCAATGTCGGTGCTTCGTTTGCTGCGGATGGAAATTTAATTACAAGTGACTTGAATTTCTTTCGGATTTTTCCTAAACGGACAGCCGCAGAAGTTAGTGTAGGGTTAGTGATATTGAAGCCAGGTAACGATCCACAGCAAGTTGCTGCTGTTTTAAAGGCTGGATTACCTAATGATGTTAAAGTTCTGACACAAGAAGAGTTTGTTGAAACTGAGAAAACATATTGGGCTAATAATACACCAATTGGCTTTATTTTTAGTTTAGGCACTGCGATCGGATTTATAGTCGGTGTTGTCATTGTCTATCAAATTCTGTATAGCGATGTTTCAGATCATTTAGCTGAGTATGCAACGCTTAAAGCAATGGGATATCAAGATATCTATTTACTTGGCGTCGTTTTTCAAGAAGCTATCATTCTCGCAATTCTAGGATTTATTCCTGGATACATGATTTCTGTAGGACTTTATAGCTTAACGAGAAGTGCAACAAATTTACCATTATTTATGACACTTGCGAGAGCAATTTCAGTTTTTTTCTTAACTATTGTTATGTGTCTTGCTTCTGGAGGAATTGCAATGCGAAAACTTCGCGCTGCCGATCCAGCAGATATTTTCTAG